The following are encoded in a window of Brevibacillus sp. DP1.3A genomic DNA:
- a CDS encoding methyl-accepting chemotaxis protein: MKWTIGKKLGSAFALILVIMLIMGIMTITKMEQMNQKMVEMNTNWRPGLEDILKINMTLESVYGVTQTMLTSENMDDKNKYAKQVDDQFAYMDGLLTSYEKTIFGEEDRNNFEGLKQALKKFEEFSPQYVAIAKKVDIRRPATDADMAELDRIKKKGSELFLERKKYLDAMMTYNSEGAQRAGTESAELYESVKRDLNIILVISIIACVTLAVVLTSSIRRPILRLMEEMKKVADGDLRVEPLVVKTRDEILDLANSFNEMTSSLTTVIRQVGGTSEQVAASAEQLTASADQTSRATEQIAVTVQEVAAGVDRQVASVDNGAKSIDDMSRGIRQIANNAQQTSNMVSEVANMAGEGNQSIQAAVQQMNAIHTSMSELSSVVDGLGNHSQAIGEIIEVITGIADQTNLLALNAAIEAARAGEHGRGFAVVADEVRKLAEQSAQSAQKIAQLISTIQTDTKVAVESMETGTREVQEGIRVVHRAGETFGQIQSSIGTVADHIHDVSASAQEVSAHSEQVVQAMELVSEVSDLTADGTQNVSAATQQQLASMEEIASSATALSHMAEELQHMIRRFKV, translated from the coding sequence ATGAAATGGACGATCGGAAAAAAATTGGGTAGTGCGTTCGCGCTGATCCTGGTCATCATGCTGATTATGGGGATCATGACCATTACCAAGATGGAACAGATGAATCAGAAGATGGTGGAAATGAATACGAATTGGCGCCCAGGTCTGGAAGATATTTTGAAGATCAACATGACACTGGAATCCGTTTACGGAGTTACGCAAACCATGCTTACGTCAGAGAACATGGATGACAAGAACAAGTATGCAAAGCAAGTCGATGACCAATTTGCCTATATGGACGGTTTATTGACCAGCTATGAAAAAACGATTTTCGGTGAAGAGGACCGTAACAATTTTGAAGGATTGAAGCAGGCGCTGAAAAAATTTGAGGAATTCAGTCCGCAATACGTGGCAATCGCCAAAAAGGTCGACATCAGAAGGCCAGCTACCGATGCAGATATGGCCGAGCTGGATCGCATCAAGAAAAAAGGCAGTGAATTGTTTTTAGAACGCAAAAAATATTTGGATGCCATGATGACGTATAACAGTGAGGGAGCACAGCGCGCTGGCACGGAAAGTGCGGAACTGTATGAGTCAGTCAAGCGGGACCTGAATATTATCTTGGTTATCTCTATCATTGCGTGTGTGACGCTAGCTGTCGTACTGACGTCAAGTATCCGTCGACCGATCTTGCGTTTGATGGAAGAGATGAAGAAAGTGGCTGATGGTGATTTACGTGTGGAGCCATTGGTTGTCAAAACTCGTGACGAGATTTTGGATCTGGCGAATTCGTTCAATGAGATGACTAGCAGTTTAACTACTGTCATTCGTCAGGTAGGCGGAACTTCCGAGCAGGTAGCCGCATCGGCAGAGCAATTGACAGCAAGTGCAGATCAGACGAGCAGGGCCACCGAACAGATTGCTGTTACTGTTCAAGAAGTGGCAGCAGGCGTTGATCGCCAGGTAGCGAGTGTAGACAATGGGGCGAAATCCATTGATGATATGTCACGAGGAATTCGTCAAATCGCAAATAACGCACAGCAAACATCCAATATGGTGAGCGAAGTCGCAAACATGGCAGGAGAAGGGAACCAGTCGATACAGGCAGCGGTTCAACAAATGAATGCGATCCACACTTCCATGAGTGAGCTCTCGTCCGTGGTAGACGGTCTGGGTAATCATTCTCAAGCAATCGGAGAGATCATTGAGGTCATTACAGGCATTGCGGATCAGACCAATTTGCTCGCCCTCAATGCAGCGATCGAAGCAGCACGAGCAGGAGAGCACGGCCGTGGATTCGCGGTTGTTGCAGATGAAGTACGGAAGCTGGCAGAGCAATCGGCTCAGTCCGCCCAAAAAATTGCGCAGTTGATCAGTACGATTCAGACAGATACAAAAGTCGCGGTCGAATCGATGGAAACAGGCACCCGGGAAGTACAAGAAGGGATTCGCGTCGTTCATCGTGCGGGCGAAACTTTCGGTCAAATTCAGAGCTCGATTGGCACAGTAGCCGACCATATTCACGACGTGTCTGCATCTGCCCAGGAAGTATCAGCCCATTCCGAACAAGTCGTACAAGCGATGGAGCTGGTCAGCGAAGTTTCCGACTTGACTGCTGATGGCACGCAAAACGTTTCCGCTGCTACACAGCAGCAGCTCGCTTCTATGGAGGAAATCGCTTCGTCAGCAACAGCTCTTTCCCATATGGCAGAAGAGCTACAGCACATGATTCGCCGATTTAAGGTGTAG
- the solA gene encoding N-methyl-L-tryptophan oxidase, with the protein MQNYDVIIVGAGSMGMAAGYYLAKQGVRTLMIDAFDPPHTMGSHHGDTRIIRHAYGEGKQYVPLALRAQQLWSELEHASGMPIFAKTGVLNAGPLNCAFLNEIRESAEQYSLPLEVLSADEVMQRWPGINLPADYYGCLEPTSGMLYSENGIRAYRELALASGARLLTNTPVTQLEPAGNGFIVHTESASYHGDKVLLSAGAWNGSLLDSLGLSIPLTPTRKTVAWFGADESQYSADGFPAFIFRLHDSMFYGFPSFDGTGVKIGRHDGGQAIDPDKLERTFGTYLSDEGDVRSFLEAYMPGAAGPLRQGKVCIYTMTPDEHFVIDRHPEHPQLVFAAGFSGHGFKFASAIGEATSQLLVEGASSLDLSMFSWKRFSCPA; encoded by the coding sequence ATGCAAAACTACGACGTCATTATTGTTGGAGCAGGATCGATGGGAATGGCAGCTGGTTACTATCTGGCGAAGCAAGGCGTGCGTACACTCATGATCGATGCCTTTGATCCCCCACACACGATGGGTAGCCATCATGGGGATACCCGTATCATTCGCCATGCGTATGGAGAAGGAAAACAGTACGTCCCGCTTGCGTTGCGAGCGCAACAGTTGTGGTCAGAATTGGAACACGCATCCGGCATGCCGATCTTCGCCAAAACAGGTGTTTTGAACGCTGGACCCTTGAATTGTGCTTTTCTGAATGAAATACGGGAGAGCGCCGAGCAGTACTCCCTGCCGTTGGAAGTACTCAGTGCCGATGAGGTCATGCAACGCTGGCCAGGAATCAATCTGCCTGCTGATTACTATGGTTGCCTGGAGCCTACCTCAGGTATGCTTTATTCTGAAAACGGCATTCGCGCCTATCGAGAGCTCGCCCTTGCCTCAGGAGCTAGGCTGTTGACGAACACGCCAGTCACGCAGTTGGAACCAGCAGGAAATGGGTTTATCGTGCATACGGAATCTGCCAGCTACCACGGCGATAAAGTCCTTCTATCCGCTGGTGCTTGGAATGGCTCTCTCCTTGACTCATTGGGCTTGTCCATCCCTCTCACCCCTACACGCAAAACGGTCGCCTGGTTTGGTGCAGATGAGAGCCAGTACAGTGCGGATGGCTTTCCCGCATTCATCTTTCGCCTTCATGACTCCATGTTCTACGGATTTCCCAGCTTTGATGGCACTGGTGTAAAAATCGGACGTCACGATGGAGGTCAAGCCATCGATCCCGACAAATTGGAACGTACTTTTGGCACCTATTTATCAGACGAAGGCGATGTTCGCTCTTTTTTGGAAGCGTATATGCCTGGGGCAGCCGGACCATTGCGACAAGGCAAGGTATGCATTTACACCATGACACCAGATGAGCATTTCGTCATTGACCGTCATCCTGAACATCCACAGCTTGTATTTGCAGCAGGCTTTTCCGGGCACGGTTTTAAATTCGCCAGTGCGATTGGGGAAGCGACCAGCCAACTGCTGGTAGAGGGAGCATCCTCCCTTGACCTGTCTATGTTTTCTTGGAAGCGATTCTCCTGTCCAGCATGA
- a CDS encoding protein-glutamine gamma-glutamyltransferase, translated as MIVIAGRPANPASLAAEWGLNPVQRETVAIMARSDETFEYPTPELLQFELKMRDHLVRSALALNESGLAFSTFEESRANPAFWIRTDQGGFRLRPGVLPSSGIINIFREGQKYATECATAMVIIIYHAVLQSIRLPDFERMFSDILLYDWRYDQDLDLQTIRTNTFLPGDVIYFANPDYDRATPQWQGENAVVLGNGLYYGHGAGIKRANEMVAFLNEQRREGAMRSAYLVNQATRPGFAYLFPYDNGRSVMRVFGHPIQASSRITAQIGSLSWEW; from the coding sequence ATGATCGTCATAGCGGGGAGACCAGCTAATCCCGCCTCGTTGGCAGCGGAATGGGGATTAAATCCGGTACAGCGTGAAACGGTAGCGATTATGGCACGTAGTGATGAAACATTTGAATATCCGACTCCTGAACTCCTGCAATTTGAACTGAAAATGCGCGATCATCTGGTGAGGTCTGCCTTGGCACTGAACGAAAGCGGCCTGGCCTTTTCTACTTTTGAAGAATCTCGTGCCAATCCAGCATTCTGGATTCGAACAGACCAGGGCGGATTCCGCTTGCGACCGGGAGTGCTGCCATCCAGCGGGATTATCAATATTTTTCGTGAGGGACAAAAATACGCCACGGAGTGCGCTACGGCGATGGTCATTATTATTTATCATGCAGTCCTACAGTCCATTCGTTTACCGGATTTTGAGAGAATGTTTTCAGACATCTTGCTATATGACTGGCGGTACGATCAGGATCTGGACTTGCAAACAATAAGGACAAATACCTTCTTGCCTGGTGATGTGATTTATTTTGCCAATCCTGATTACGATCGCGCGACACCGCAGTGGCAAGGGGAAAATGCAGTAGTGCTCGGCAATGGATTGTATTATGGGCATGGTGCGGGGATCAAACGAGCGAATGAGATGGTAGCGTTTTTGAATGAACAACGAAGAGAGGGAGCAATGAGGTCCGCCTATCTGGTCAATCAGGCGACTCGGCCTGGTTTCGCCTACCTGTTTCCCTACGACAACGGTCGTTCTGTCATGCGAGTTTTCGGCCATCCCATACAAGCGAGCAGTCGAATTACAGCGCAGATCGGTTCTTTGTCTTGGGAGTGGTAA
- a CDS encoding DMT family transporter — MRPLYIVLLLCTSFLWGGNFVVGKFLVGHASSLTLTNLRWLIAVVCLLPVVWIREKRIFPTREALLPLIVMGVTGVALFNLFMFWALERTDATNVGLLSTLNPVSITIFSFLLMGDKIRPLQIVAMLVSFAGVLVVMTKGDFAHLSQLHFNTGDLWMLAAVAMWGIYSVCGRWAMKTVSPMMSTLYSGIFGVALMLPFNVTTFTISNTDWTFWLSLFYVGVMATVVSMVLWNIGVQKVGATSAGMFLNFNPIFTAILAFLLLGERMTIIQLLGSMIVIVGCYMFSRLKHVSTPTPHTVKQAQG; from the coding sequence ATGAGACCGCTGTATATCGTCCTATTACTCTGTACCAGCTTCCTTTGGGGAGGGAATTTTGTTGTCGGTAAATTTCTTGTCGGGCACGCGTCTTCCTTGACGCTGACCAATTTGCGCTGGCTCATTGCTGTTGTTTGCTTGTTGCCGGTTGTTTGGATACGCGAAAAGCGGATTTTTCCAACGCGAGAGGCACTTCTTCCTTTGATCGTGATGGGAGTGACCGGCGTAGCACTTTTTAATTTATTCATGTTCTGGGCGCTTGAGCGGACAGACGCGACCAATGTCGGTCTATTGTCCACGCTGAATCCGGTTTCGATCACGATTTTTTCCTTTTTGCTGATGGGCGATAAAATTCGACCGTTGCAGATTGTCGCGATGCTCGTCTCGTTTGCAGGCGTGCTTGTGGTGATGACAAAAGGAGACTTCGCACACTTGTCCCAGTTGCACTTCAACACAGGGGATTTGTGGATGCTCGCCGCTGTCGCCATGTGGGGGATTTACTCTGTATGCGGGCGTTGGGCGATGAAGACGGTCTCGCCGATGATGTCCACACTGTACTCAGGGATTTTCGGTGTCGCGTTGATGCTGCCCTTTAATGTCACCACATTTACGATTAGCAACACAGATTGGACGTTCTGGCTGTCGCTGTTCTACGTTGGTGTAATGGCGACTGTTGTCAGTATGGTATTGTGGAATATCGGTGTACAAAAGGTTGGCGCAACCTCAGCCGGTATGTTCCTCAATTTCAATCCTATTTTTACGGCCATTCTCGCCTTTCTTTTGCTCGGGGAGCGTATGACCATCATCCAATTACTCGGCAGTATGATCGTCATTGTCGGCTGCTATATGTTCTCACGCTTAAAGCACGTCTCGACCCCGACACCACATACAGTAAAACAAGCACAAGGATAA
- a CDS encoding LrgB family protein gives MILWKTSSVLLTLVFFYAAKRFNKKRPSLLFSPALLAPIGLIVFLLIAGIPYQVYSEATSLISEMMSVVTVAFAIPLYRNWSVLMAHRRMILTSLATGSLIAIIAGVSTTMLVGLGKEAAISVIPRSITLPIAVSVTEAIGGLPTMTAVFGMLTSFAGVFLAPKIIKRMRLRHPVSIGLMYGMGAHALGMVKAFERGETEGSSATLAVIAGAMITVVWAFTLLPVIMSWLAV, from the coding sequence ATGATCCTGTGGAAAACGTCTAGCGTGCTCCTGACACTCGTTTTCTTCTATGCAGCAAAACGGTTCAACAAGAAAAGACCGTCTCTGCTGTTTTCTCCGGCCTTATTGGCGCCGATCGGATTGATTGTGTTTTTGCTTATCGCAGGCATTCCTTATCAGGTGTACAGTGAAGCGACCTCGCTTATTAGTGAGATGATGAGCGTAGTCACAGTGGCGTTTGCGATTCCGCTGTACCGAAATTGGTCGGTGTTAATGGCGCATCGCCGGATGATTTTGACGAGTCTCGCTACGGGTTCCCTCATTGCCATCATTGCAGGTGTCTCCACGACGATGCTAGTCGGTCTGGGAAAAGAAGCGGCAATTAGCGTCATTCCTCGCTCGATTACTCTGCCGATTGCGGTGAGCGTAACTGAGGCGATTGGTGGTTTGCCTACGATGACGGCGGTATTCGGCATGCTGACCAGCTTCGCAGGCGTTTTTTTGGCTCCCAAAATCATCAAGAGAATGAGGCTCCGTCATCCTGTTTCCATCGGCTTGATGTACGGAATGGGCGCACATGCGTTGGGGATGGTAAAAGCTTTTGAGCGTGGGGAAACAGAAGGAAGCAGTGCGACTTTGGCTGTGATCGCCGGAGCGATGATTACGGTGGTATGGGCGTTTACCTTGTTGCCGGTGATCATGTCGTGGCTGGCTGTGTGA
- a CDS encoding CidA/LrgA family protein, giving the protein MKRWFSIIAQVLLLFGFTWLGKWVSSFFHLPVPGSLIGLALLFICLYTGLIRLQWVEAGATLLFSQMILFFVPSLVGMMQYPWLLGIKGLLVLVVVVSGCALVMISTGVVAERMFNRGEVKQHDPVENV; this is encoded by the coding sequence ATGAAAAGATGGTTTTCCATCATCGCACAAGTTTTGCTATTGTTCGGCTTCACCTGGCTTGGGAAATGGGTGAGCTCGTTTTTTCACCTTCCTGTTCCCGGCAGTCTGATCGGACTCGCGCTTTTGTTCATTTGTCTGTATACCGGCTTGATTCGTCTACAGTGGGTGGAAGCAGGAGCGACTCTGTTATTCTCGCAGATGATCCTGTTTTTCGTACCATCGTTGGTAGGGATGATGCAGTATCCCTGGTTATTAGGTATAAAAGGATTGCTGGTGCTTGTGGTCGTCGTAAGTGGTTGTGCACTAGTGATGATTTCGACAGGTGTTGTTGCTGAGCGCATGTTCAATCGTGGAGAGGTGAAACAGCATGATCCTGTGGAAAACGTCTAG
- a CDS encoding LysR family transcriptional regulator, translated as MDIRQLQYFVEVVKHKNFTKAAQSLHVSQPSISKMIKALEEELEVVLLDRTERKMDLTDAGEMVYSYATKVLQLMEGMSLSIAELRNVERGRVKLGMMPTVGSFLLPNVIALFKKQYPGIDIEMKEFSAKLLEIQMEQGSIDVALTVLPADQEKFVAVPLLAEDLVAIVHREHWLAEVDEVSLEQLKDEAFILFTEEYAMHDVVRQACKLSGFEPKVAYMSSLWDFVGEMVATQLGISLIPRSIVRRLNNGQLHTVNISYPVIDWQYALIYRKEGYLSHATKAFISFVEKMYSHNQME; from the coding sequence ATGGATATTCGACAGCTGCAATACTTTGTGGAAGTAGTCAAACATAAAAACTTTACGAAGGCCGCACAATCCCTCCACGTCTCCCAGCCTTCTATCAGCAAAATGATCAAGGCATTGGAAGAAGAGCTTGAGGTAGTTCTGCTGGATCGGACGGAGCGGAAAATGGATCTGACAGACGCAGGGGAAATGGTCTACAGCTATGCGACCAAAGTGTTGCAGCTGATGGAAGGCATGTCGTTGTCGATTGCAGAATTGCGAAATGTCGAGCGTGGTCGGGTCAAACTGGGCATGATGCCGACGGTGGGTTCTTTTCTCTTGCCGAATGTGATCGCCTTGTTTAAAAAGCAGTATCCAGGCATCGATATCGAGATGAAGGAATTCAGCGCCAAGCTGCTTGAAATCCAAATGGAGCAAGGAAGCATCGATGTGGCATTAACCGTTCTTCCAGCGGATCAGGAAAAATTTGTGGCGGTTCCCTTGCTCGCAGAGGATCTGGTCGCGATCGTTCATCGGGAGCATTGGCTCGCGGAAGTCGATGAGGTGAGCTTGGAACAGCTCAAGGACGAGGCTTTCATTTTGTTTACCGAAGAGTACGCGATGCATGATGTGGTGCGCCAAGCGTGTAAGCTGTCCGGCTTTGAACCGAAAGTCGCTTACATGAGCTCTTTATGGGATTTTGTCGGAGAGATGGTGGCTACCCAACTGGGAATATCACTCATTCCACGCTCCATTGTGAGACGCTTGAATAACGGACAATTGCACACCGTCAACATTTCCTACCCAGTGATTGACTGGCAGTATGCCTTGATTTATCGAAAAGAAGGGTATTTATCGCATGCGACAAAGGCTTTCATATCGTTTGTAGAGAAAATGTACAGCCATAACCAAATGGAATAG
- a CDS encoding Ig-like domain-containing protein: MRNWQKGMLATAVTVGLIFSSVGQVPALANSATTSTQKKISKLVVDTKTVKLKKAGTQQLNVRVQYTDKTTEDVTQQAEWTSSDSDIASVEKGLVTAVSSGKTRVKASFGGKSVNVPVEIDVISKLTADQKKLALSVGGTKQVNATATFSDKSTSDVTANAEWESDDKEIVTVTNGLVTAVGSGTAKLKVKYGGKSVSISVEVDVVSKLDSDKKKLYLRPDTTQSVTLLATLSTKEKVDVTSKAKWTSDDAKVATVENGVVTTVGSGKTRIKATYGGKTISIPVESAVISKLEFDTKKVALKVGESKDLKVSAIYTDKTKVDVTVDADWISTNSSVVTVADGKITAVKAGRATIAATYNGKAVKIQVTVK, from the coding sequence ATGAGAAACTGGCAAAAAGGTATGCTCGCTACGGCTGTTACCGTTGGGCTGATCTTTTCCAGTGTCGGCCAAGTACCGGCATTGGCAAATTCTGCGACGACAAGTACGCAGAAGAAGATTTCCAAGCTTGTGGTTGATACAAAGACAGTAAAATTGAAAAAAGCGGGGACGCAGCAGTTGAACGTCCGCGTGCAATACACGGATAAAACAACGGAAGACGTCACACAGCAAGCAGAGTGGACTTCCTCTGACAGTGACATCGCCAGCGTTGAAAAAGGCTTGGTAACAGCTGTTAGTTCCGGTAAAACAAGAGTGAAAGCAAGCTTCGGGGGCAAAAGTGTGAATGTCCCTGTTGAGATCGATGTGATTTCCAAGCTCACTGCTGATCAGAAGAAACTGGCTCTCAGCGTGGGAGGCACGAAGCAGGTAAACGCAACAGCAACCTTCTCTGACAAGTCTACCTCTGATGTAACTGCCAATGCAGAGTGGGAAAGCGATGATAAGGAAATCGTAACGGTAACGAATGGTTTGGTGACGGCAGTAGGCTCGGGCACAGCGAAACTCAAAGTGAAGTACGGTGGAAAAAGCGTATCCATTTCAGTAGAGGTGGATGTCGTCTCCAAGCTGGACAGTGATAAGAAAAAGCTGTACCTGCGTCCAGACACCACTCAGTCGGTTACACTGCTGGCTACCTTGTCTACCAAAGAAAAAGTTGATGTAACAAGCAAAGCCAAGTGGACATCCGACGATGCAAAAGTCGCCACAGTTGAAAACGGAGTCGTGACAACTGTAGGCTCTGGCAAAACGAGAATCAAAGCCACTTACGGTGGAAAGACGATCTCGATCCCTGTAGAGTCTGCTGTCATCTCCAAGCTGGAATTTGACACGAAAAAGGTCGCTCTCAAAGTCGGCGAATCAAAAGACTTGAAGGTATCTGCTATCTATACCGACAAAACCAAGGTCGATGTCACAGTCGATGCAGACTGGATCTCCACGAACAGTTCCGTGGTGACTGTAGCGGATGGCAAGATCACGGCTGTGAAAGCAGGGCGTGCAACGATTGCGGCTACGTACAATGGAAAAGCCGTAAAAATACAAGTAACCGTGAAGTAA
- a CDS encoding ROK family transcriptional regulator: MMKKIMKQDQDVTKQHNKQMILDIIKKQRPISRAEIAKITRMSATSIGRFVSELCEEGLIRETELTSSGVGRKAIMLDIEPGAIYTIGVDMAKKRISFGIMDFSEAIIAQHRMDHKTQDSTPEETAELICNEIEGMLNQTGIPLEKVVGIGIGMPGVINYERGIVQLSTTLDWKDVAFASLIEKRLKIKTVIDNDLKVKILSEYLYGSAKGSNKTALIGIGTGIGSALIINGEVFRGGSNSAGELGHTTLDPNGNLCECGKRGCLQTYIDENSLIIEARRVKDVSDVRQVFAAARNEERWAKEIVSRTALYLGITINNIVCMYNPDTVIVSGDLVENYREIIDLVEEHSDQVIWEPFKGKFRVIPSELRGEAIVMGAGALAMQHFAPLAGTWAEES; the protein is encoded by the coding sequence ATGATGAAAAAAATCATGAAGCAAGATCAGGACGTGACTAAGCAGCATAACAAGCAAATGATCCTCGACATTATCAAAAAGCAGAGACCGATATCGCGTGCAGAAATCGCCAAAATTACGCGGATGAGCGCCACCTCGATTGGCAGATTTGTCAGTGAGCTGTGCGAAGAAGGACTGATTCGAGAGACAGAGCTAACCTCATCAGGTGTGGGCAGGAAGGCAATCATGCTCGACATTGAGCCGGGGGCCATTTATACAATCGGCGTGGACATGGCAAAAAAGCGCATCAGCTTTGGGATCATGGACTTTAGCGAAGCGATTATTGCACAGCACCGGATGGATCATAAAACACAGGATTCTACTCCGGAAGAGACGGCTGAACTGATTTGTAATGAGATCGAAGGGATGCTCAACCAGACAGGTATTCCGCTAGAAAAAGTGGTCGGGATCGGTATTGGGATGCCAGGGGTGATCAATTATGAGCGAGGGATTGTTCAGCTTTCCACTACGTTGGACTGGAAGGACGTAGCGTTTGCTAGCCTGATTGAAAAAAGGCTGAAAATCAAAACCGTTATCGACAACGATTTGAAGGTGAAAATCCTCTCGGAGTACTTGTATGGATCTGCCAAGGGCTCGAACAAGACAGCCTTGATCGGCATTGGCACGGGTATCGGTTCTGCGTTGATTATCAATGGCGAAGTGTTTCGCGGGGGCTCCAATAGCGCAGGAGAGCTGGGGCATACGACGCTCGATCCGAATGGGAATCTGTGCGAATGTGGAAAGCGCGGATGCCTGCAAACATACATAGACGAAAATTCTTTGATCATAGAAGCGCGTCGGGTGAAGGATGTCAGTGATGTCCGTCAAGTGTTCGCGGCAGCGAGAAACGAAGAGCGCTGGGCGAAGGAAATCGTCTCTCGTACTGCATTGTACCTCGGAATCACGATTAACAATATTGTATGCATGTACAATCCAGATACCGTGATTGTAAGCGGTGATTTGGTGGAGAATTATCGCGAAATCATTGACTTGGTCGAGGAGCATAGCGATCAAGTGATCTGGGAGCCATTCAAGGGGAAATTTCGGGTCATTCCTTCCGAATTGAGGGGGGAGGCAATCGTGATGGGAGCAGGAGCTTTGGCGATGCAGCACTTTGCTCCTTTGGCAGGGACATGGGCAGAAGAATCATGA
- the metA gene encoding homoserine O-succinyltransferase: MPIKLPDELPATEILAQENIFVMKDSRAFTQDIRPLRIVILNLMPVKETAETQLLRLLGNTPLQVEIVLLHMSSHTSKNTSEEHLSMFYKTFEEICDQRFDGMIITGAPVEQLEFTDVTYWQELTKILDWKMENVTSTLHICWGAQAGLYHHFGVPKHPLPEKMFGIFPHTLNKQKVKLFRGFDNYFHIPHSRHTENRREDIEQVSELEILSESDEAGVYIVATRDGRQIFVTGHSEYDPTTLQDEYQRDVNKGLDIAVPRNYYPKDDPSREPIVTWRAHANLMFSNWLNYYVYQETPYDLNNNKR; this comes from the coding sequence ATGCCAATCAAATTGCCCGACGAATTGCCTGCAACGGAAATACTCGCCCAAGAAAATATTTTTGTGATGAAGGATAGCCGTGCCTTCACACAGGACATACGACCGCTCAGGATCGTCATTCTCAACCTCATGCCAGTGAAGGAAACAGCGGAAACACAGTTGCTCCGCCTCCTGGGGAATACGCCGCTACAGGTGGAAATCGTGCTTTTGCACATGTCCAGTCATACGTCCAAAAATACGTCGGAAGAACATTTATCGATGTTTTATAAAACGTTTGAGGAGATCTGTGACCAGCGATTTGATGGCATGATCATCACCGGAGCGCCAGTGGAACAGCTCGAGTTCACAGACGTCACGTATTGGCAGGAGCTGACAAAAATCCTCGATTGGAAAATGGAGAACGTCACTTCGACCTTGCATATTTGTTGGGGAGCACAAGCGGGTCTTTACCATCACTTCGGCGTTCCGAAGCATCCTTTGCCAGAAAAAATGTTCGGAATCTTCCCTCATACACTCAATAAGCAAAAGGTGAAGCTGTTCCGCGGATTTGATAACTACTTCCACATTCCGCATTCCAGGCATACCGAAAATCGCAGGGAAGACATCGAGCAAGTGTCAGAGCTGGAGATTTTGTCCGAGTCTGATGAGGCAGGGGTTTACATCGTAGCGACGAGGGATGGCAGACAAATTTTCGTGACAGGACATTCCGAGTATGATCCGACCACCTTGCAAGATGAGTACCAGCGGGATGTGAACAAAGGCTTGGATATTGCTGTTCCGCGTAATTACTATCCAAAGGACGATCCAAGTCGCGAGCCTATCGTCACCTGGCGCGCACATGCGAATTTGATGTTTTCCAACTGGTTAAACTATTACGTTTACCAAGAGACACCGTATGATTTGAACAACAACAAGCGATAG